In a genomic window of Phragmites australis chromosome 14, lpPhrAust1.1, whole genome shotgun sequence:
- the LOC133890479 gene encoding probable glucomannan 4-beta-mannosyltransferase 7: protein MDAGEIGGALLFLLAAAAAVAAAVSVGAVDFSRPLTAGVGFQRAVSWLIGVLDGTSSAAEDAYGAWVAVRAGLIAPALQAAVWACMVMSVMLVVEAVYNSVVSLGVKAMGWRPEWRFKWEPLDGADEEKGSSHYPMVLVQIPMYNELEVYKLSIGAACELQWPKDRIIIQVLDDSTDPFIKNLVELECENWASKGVNIKYATRTSRKGFKAGALKKGMECDYAMRSEYIAIFDADFQPEPDFLLQTVPFLVHNPEVALVQARWTFVNDTTSLLTRVQKMFFDYHFKVEQEAGSATFSFFSFNGTAGVWRTQAIDDAGGWKDRTTVEDMDLAVRATLKGWKFVYVGDIKVKSELPSTYKAYCRQQFRWSSGGANLFRKMAKDIMAAKDVSFLKKSYMLYSFFLVRRVVAPTAACILYNIILPISVTIPELFLPAWGIAYIPMVLTIVTAIRHPKNLHIMPFWILFESVMTVHRMRAALTGLLELPGFNQWVVTKKVGSDFEVNEVPLLQKKRKRLRDRINFPEIGFSVFLFLCASYNLVFHGTTSYYVNLYLQGLAFLFLGLNFTGTCSCCQ from the exons ATGGATGCTGGAGAAATCGGCGgcgccctcctcttcctcctcgccgctgccgccgccgtcgcggctGCCGTCTCCGTAGGCGCGGTCGACTTCAGCCGCCCGCTCACCG CGGGCGTCGGCTTCCAGCGGGCCGTGTCCTGGCTCATCGGCGTCCTCGACGGCACGTCCTCCGCTGCGGAGGACGCGTACGGGGCGTGGGTGGCGGTGCGGGCGGGGCTGATCGCGCCGGCGCTGCAGGCGGCGGTGTGGGCGTGCATGGTGATGTCGGTGATGCTGGTGGTGGAGGCCGTGTACAACAGCGTCGTCAGCCTCGGCGTCAAGGCCATGGGGTGGCGTCCCGAGTGGCGGTTCAAGTGGGAGCCCCTCGATGGCGCCGACGAGGAGAAGGGGAGCTCCCACTACCCCATGGTCCTGGTCCAGATACCCATGTACAATGAGCTGGAG GTGTACAAGCTGTCGATAGGGGCGGCATGTGAGCTGCAGTGGCCGAAGGACAGGATAATAATCCAAGTGCTAGACGATTCCACCGATCCTTTCATCAAG AATTTGGTGGAGCTTGAATGTGAGAACTGGGCGAGCAAAGGTGTGAACATTAAGTATGCCACAAGAACCAGCCGCAAAGGGTTCAAGGCAGGAGCTCTGAAGAAAGGAATGGAATGTGACTACGCAATGCGAAGCGAATACATTGCCATATTTGATGCTGATTTCCAGCCTGAACCAGACTTCCTGCTCCAAACTGTCCCATTCCTTGTGCACAATCCGGAAGTTGCCCTTGTTCAAGCTCGATGGACCTTTG TGAATGACACCACAAGCCTGTTGACAAGGGTGCAGAAGATGTTTTTCGATTACCACTTCAAAGTTGAGCAGGAAGCAGGATCAGcaaccttttctttcttcagTTTCAATG GAACTGCTGGAGTGTGGCGCACACAAGCTATAGATGATGCAGGAGGTTGGAAGGACCGCACTACAGTTGAAGACATGGACTTGGCAGTTCGAGCAACCCTAAAGGGTTGGAAATTTGTCTATGTTGGGGACATCAAA GTCAAGAGTGAACTGCCGTCCACTTACAAGGCCTACTGTCGGCAGCAATTCCGGTGGTCCAGCGGTGGTGCAAACTTATTCCGTAAGATGGCAAAGGATATTATGGCTGCCAAG GATGTATCATTCCTCAAGAAGTCCTATATGCTCTATAGCTTTTTCTTGGTGCGGAGAGTTGTAGCACCTACGGCCGCCTGTATTCTCTACAATATCATACTCCCCATCTCAGTCACAATCCCGGAGCTATTCCTACCAGCCTGGGGTATCGCCTATATTCCTATGGTACTTACCATAGTCACAGCCATAAGACATCCAAA AAATCTACACATAATGCCGTTTTGGATTTTGTTTGAGAGTGTCATGACAGTGCATCGCATGAGAGCTGCACTGACTGGACTGCTGGAATTACCAGGGTTTAACCAGTGGGTTGTGACAAAGAAGGTGGGGAGCGATTTTGAGGTCAATGAAGTTCCCTTGCTTCAGAAAAAACGGAAAAGGTTAAGAGATAG AATCAATTTTCCTGAAATTGGATTTTCGGTGTTTCTCTTCCTCTGTGCATCATACAACCTCGTGTTCCATGGGACAACAAGCTACTACGTAAATCTCTATCTCCAGGGATTAGCATTTTTATTTCTAGGGCTTAACTTCACTGGCACTTGTTCTTGCTGCCAATGA